A single genomic interval of Meleagris gallopavo isolate NT-WF06-2002-E0010 breed Aviagen turkey brand Nicholas breeding stock chromosome 6, Turkey_5.1, whole genome shotgun sequence harbors:
- the LRRD1 gene encoding leucine-rich repeat and death domain-containing protein 1 isoform X2, with protein MSLEKEEDDIPGGLKSFHGTADNSAREGSLRLSETAGVADPTVESLNEISQEEPQADQEGYKKTENVPRSDLLGKRNECESSTEINVPTVPQAVSETDVRKHTLKSADKDTGERKQVLAGAVRGDARSGLSPSAVNAESAGSGSTFLLPAEERNFTLRLSDKGLQDVPQSASESQNVKTLLLQNNEIKTLRLNTVNLSNLEILILERNRLTLLPPEISLLHKLKVLNVSHNQLSCLPEELSKLVNIKELFLNHNSIDEFPFALKSLETLELAGNKLKTLPDAMIDMKNLKVLNIDSNQISIFPRVLCYLPNLVNLSLCENFIQSLPKDIKELKKLQEFSISHNKLIFLAVQLFQLTKLKGLRADDNKLEFLSDKVENLRELTFLNLSKNLFKSITDNLCNCTMLKHLVLCDNQLTQLPANIHRLKHLKELSLNRNQLHSLVEQISHLKDLSKIELSGNVLTYIPVELKTCIRITKADLSNNKLSQFPNVVCALSDLKYLNLSGNSISELIPGISDIKDLEHLELKKNKLSSFSACLCSLTKLVYLDVSENEINSMPAVVSEMKALQVLLLHHNKFDSFPEELCSLKGLKTLDISNNQIKDIPLKISNLEMIKDLNVSNNQFASFPSEICLLSSLEKLTVCQVNGLKLTKIPEELSKLVSLRELDISHNALKEMPDSIGELKFLVHLIANNNEISQLPKSITSLRSLQHLDLSEKILRKIIEMIAGNVPSEDFEFFCQKLQLGQADIKALRNTRALKLKEKITKALDIWIRENQDLTYDEMIEKLIRMLVMTGMHHLISKVKALRLCSRSVTF; from the exons ATGTctctggagaaggaagaagatgaCATTCCGGGGGGTCTGAAAAGCTTTCACGGCACTGCTGACAACAGTGCCAGGGAAGGCTCGTTACGTTTATCAGAGACTGCTGGAGTAGCTGACCCAACTGTGGAAAGTTTGAATGAAATTTCACAAGAAGAGCCTCAAGCAGATCAGGAAGGCtataaaaagactgaaaatgtcCCAAGAAGCGATTTACTTGGGAAAAGGAATGAGTGTGAATCCTCCACTGAGATAAATGTTCCCACAGTGCCTCAGGCTGTATCTGAAACAGATGTGAGAAAGCACACGTTGAAGTCAGCTGACAAAGACACTGGAGAGCGAAAGCAAGTGCTTGCAGGTGCTGTCAGAGGAGATGCCAGATCAGGCTTGTCACCATCAGCAGTGAATGCTGAAAGTGCTGGAAGTGGATCAACATTTTTGTTGCCTGCGGAAGAAAGGAATTTCACACTTAGACTGAGTGATAAAGGGCTCCAGGACGTGCCTCAGTCTGCTTCCGAAAGCCAAAATGTAAAAACCTTGCTCTTACAGAACAACGAAATAAAAACGCTACGCTTAAATACAGTTAACCTGTCTAATCTGGAGATCCTGATACTTGAAAGAAACAGACTGACACTGCTGCCACCAGAAATATCATTGCTTCATAAACTAAAAGTGTTGAATGTCAGTCACAACCAGTTATCGTGCCTCCCTGAAGAATTGTCCAAGCTTGTAAATATTAAGGAGCTCTTTCTCAATCACAACAGCATTGATGAATTTCCTTTTGCATTGAAAAGCCTTGAAACATTAGAGCTTGCTGGGAACAAGCTAAAAACTTTGCCAGATGCCATGATTGACATGAAAAACTTGAAGGTACTCAACATCGATTCCAATCAGATCTCAATATTTCCAAGAGTTCTTTGCTACCTTCCTAATCTAGTAAATCTCAGCTTATGTGAGAACTTCATTCAGAGTTTACCGAAGGATATTAAAGAGCTCAAGAAATTACAAGAATTTTCAATTAGTCACAATAAGCTTATATTTCTGGCTGTGCAGCTTTTCCAGCTGACAAAACTGAAAGGACTCAGAGCTGATGATAACAAATTGGAGTTTCTTTCAGATAAAGTGGAGAACTTGAGAGAACTTACGTTTCTGAACCTTTCCAAAAATTTATTCAAAAGCATTACAGATAATCTTTGCAACTGTACTATGTTGAAACATCTTGTTCTATGTGATAATCAGTTAACCCAGCTCCCTGCCAATATTCACAGACTTAAACATTTAAAGGAGCTTTCTTTAAATAGGAATCAACTACACTCGCTGGTTGAACAAATATCACATTTAAAAGACCTCTCCAAAATAGAGCTTTCTGGAAATGTATTAACATACATCCCTGTCGAATTAAAAACTTGTATAAGGATAACCAAAGCTGATCTCAGCAATAATAAGCTCTCTCAGTTTCCAAATGTGGTATGTGCACTATCTGATCTTAAATACTTAAATCTCAGTGGCAACTCTATTTCAGAATTAATACCCGGAATTTCTGATATTAAAGATTTGGAGCAtctagaattaaaaaagaataaactgtcttcattttctgcatgCTTGTGCAGCCTCACAAAACTCGTTTACTTGGATGTAAGTGAGAATGAAATCAATAGTATGCCAGCAGTGGTATCTGAAATGAAGGCTCTCCAGGTTCTTCTTCTGCACCACAATAAGTTTGACTCATTTCCTGAAGAATTATGTTCTTTAAAGGGTTTAAAAACACTCGACATTTCGAATAATCAGATAAAGGATATTCCTTTAAAGATTAGCAACCTGGAAATGATTAAAGACTTAAATGTATCAAACAACCAGTTtgcatcttttccttctgaaatatgTCTTCTTTCATCACTGGAGAAATTGACTGTGTGTCAAGTGAATGGGTTGAAG TTAACTAAAATTCCAGAGGAGCTTTCCAAACTGGTTTCCCTCAGGGAGCTTGACATATCTCATAACGCGTTAAAGGAAATGCCAGACAGCATAGGGGAACTGAAGTTTTTGGTCCATCTAATTGCAAATAACAATGAGATCAGCCAGCTCCCCAAATCTATTACATCACTAAGAAGTCTGCAGCACCTTGACCTTAGTG agaaaatattGCGCAAGATAATAGAAATGATTGCTGGCAATGTTCCTTCTGAAGATTTTGAATTCTTCTGCCAGAAACTACAGCTCGGCCAGGCTGACATCAAGGCTCTGCGAAATACCAG GGCTCTtaagctgaaagagaaaatcacCAAGGCGCTGGACATCTGGATCCGTGAAAACCAAGACCTAACTTATGATGAAATGATAGAGAAACTGATCAGAATGCTGGTAATGACAGGCATGCATCATCTAATCAGCAAAGTGAAAGCTTTAAGGCTGTGTTCGCGATCGGTGACGTTCTAA
- the LRRD1 gene encoding leucine-rich repeat and death domain-containing protein 1 isoform X1 produces MSLEKEEDDIPGGLKSFHGTADNSAREGSLRLSETAGVADPTVESLNEISQEEPQADQEGYKKTENVPRSDLLGKRNECESSTEINVPTVPQAVSETDVRKHTLKSADKDTGERKQVLAGAVRGDARSGLSPSAVNAESAGSGSTFLLPAEERNFTLRLSDKGLQDVPQSASESQNVKTLLLQNNEIKTLRLNTVNLSNLEILILERNRLTLLPPEISLLHKLKVLNVSHNQLSCLPEELSKLVNIKELFLNHNSIDEFPFALKSLETLELAGNKLKTLPDAMIDMKNLKVLNIDSNQISIFPRVLCYLPNLVNLSLCENFIQSLPKDIKELKKLQEFSISHNKLIFLAVQLFQLTKLKGLRADDNKLEFLSDKVENLRELTFLNLSKNLFKSITDNLCNCTMLKHLVLCDNQLTQLPANIHRLKHLKELSLNRNQLHSLVEQISHLKDLSKIELSGNVLTYIPVELKTCIRITKADLSNNKLSQFPNVVCALSDLKYLNLSGNSISELIPGISDIKDLEHLELKKNKLSSFSACLCSLTKLVYLDVSENEINSMPAVVSEMKALQVLLLHHNKFDSFPEELCSLKGLKTLDISNNQIKDIPLKISNLEMIKDLNVSNNQFASFPSEICLLSSLEKLTVCQVNGLKLTKIPEELSKLVSLRELDISHNALKEMPDSIGELKFLVHLIANNNEISQLPKSITSLRSLQHLDLSENRLRYLPAGLRHLYLLKDINFDGNSLFEPLQDICKEKQLHPILCYLESADERDEKILRKIIEMIAGNVPSEDFEFFCQKLQLGQADIKALRNTRALKLKEKITKALDIWIRENQDLTYDEMIEKLIRMLVMTGMHHLISKVKALRLCSRSVTF; encoded by the exons ATGTctctggagaaggaagaagatgaCATTCCGGGGGGTCTGAAAAGCTTTCACGGCACTGCTGACAACAGTGCCAGGGAAGGCTCGTTACGTTTATCAGAGACTGCTGGAGTAGCTGACCCAACTGTGGAAAGTTTGAATGAAATTTCACAAGAAGAGCCTCAAGCAGATCAGGAAGGCtataaaaagactgaaaatgtcCCAAGAAGCGATTTACTTGGGAAAAGGAATGAGTGTGAATCCTCCACTGAGATAAATGTTCCCACAGTGCCTCAGGCTGTATCTGAAACAGATGTGAGAAAGCACACGTTGAAGTCAGCTGACAAAGACACTGGAGAGCGAAAGCAAGTGCTTGCAGGTGCTGTCAGAGGAGATGCCAGATCAGGCTTGTCACCATCAGCAGTGAATGCTGAAAGTGCTGGAAGTGGATCAACATTTTTGTTGCCTGCGGAAGAAAGGAATTTCACACTTAGACTGAGTGATAAAGGGCTCCAGGACGTGCCTCAGTCTGCTTCCGAAAGCCAAAATGTAAAAACCTTGCTCTTACAGAACAACGAAATAAAAACGCTACGCTTAAATACAGTTAACCTGTCTAATCTGGAGATCCTGATACTTGAAAGAAACAGACTGACACTGCTGCCACCAGAAATATCATTGCTTCATAAACTAAAAGTGTTGAATGTCAGTCACAACCAGTTATCGTGCCTCCCTGAAGAATTGTCCAAGCTTGTAAATATTAAGGAGCTCTTTCTCAATCACAACAGCATTGATGAATTTCCTTTTGCATTGAAAAGCCTTGAAACATTAGAGCTTGCTGGGAACAAGCTAAAAACTTTGCCAGATGCCATGATTGACATGAAAAACTTGAAGGTACTCAACATCGATTCCAATCAGATCTCAATATTTCCAAGAGTTCTTTGCTACCTTCCTAATCTAGTAAATCTCAGCTTATGTGAGAACTTCATTCAGAGTTTACCGAAGGATATTAAAGAGCTCAAGAAATTACAAGAATTTTCAATTAGTCACAATAAGCTTATATTTCTGGCTGTGCAGCTTTTCCAGCTGACAAAACTGAAAGGACTCAGAGCTGATGATAACAAATTGGAGTTTCTTTCAGATAAAGTGGAGAACTTGAGAGAACTTACGTTTCTGAACCTTTCCAAAAATTTATTCAAAAGCATTACAGATAATCTTTGCAACTGTACTATGTTGAAACATCTTGTTCTATGTGATAATCAGTTAACCCAGCTCCCTGCCAATATTCACAGACTTAAACATTTAAAGGAGCTTTCTTTAAATAGGAATCAACTACACTCGCTGGTTGAACAAATATCACATTTAAAAGACCTCTCCAAAATAGAGCTTTCTGGAAATGTATTAACATACATCCCTGTCGAATTAAAAACTTGTATAAGGATAACCAAAGCTGATCTCAGCAATAATAAGCTCTCTCAGTTTCCAAATGTGGTATGTGCACTATCTGATCTTAAATACTTAAATCTCAGTGGCAACTCTATTTCAGAATTAATACCCGGAATTTCTGATATTAAAGATTTGGAGCAtctagaattaaaaaagaataaactgtcttcattttctgcatgCTTGTGCAGCCTCACAAAACTCGTTTACTTGGATGTAAGTGAGAATGAAATCAATAGTATGCCAGCAGTGGTATCTGAAATGAAGGCTCTCCAGGTTCTTCTTCTGCACCACAATAAGTTTGACTCATTTCCTGAAGAATTATGTTCTTTAAAGGGTTTAAAAACACTCGACATTTCGAATAATCAGATAAAGGATATTCCTTTAAAGATTAGCAACCTGGAAATGATTAAAGACTTAAATGTATCAAACAACCAGTTtgcatcttttccttctgaaatatgTCTTCTTTCATCACTGGAGAAATTGACTGTGTGTCAAGTGAATGGGTTGAAG TTAACTAAAATTCCAGAGGAGCTTTCCAAACTGGTTTCCCTCAGGGAGCTTGACATATCTCATAACGCGTTAAAGGAAATGCCAGACAGCATAGGGGAACTGAAGTTTTTGGTCCATCTAATTGCAAATAACAATGAGATCAGCCAGCTCCCCAAATCTATTACATCACTAAGAAGTCTGCAGCACCTTGACCTTAGTG aaaatcGGTTGAGATATTTGCCTGCTGGCCTTCGTCACCTTTATTTGCTGAAAGACATAAACTTTGATGGAAATTCTCTGTTTGAGCCACTACAAGATATctgtaaagaaaagcaattacaTCCCATTCTATGCTATCTGGAAAGTGCTGATGAAAGAGATG agaaaatattGCGCAAGATAATAGAAATGATTGCTGGCAATGTTCCTTCTGAAGATTTTGAATTCTTCTGCCAGAAACTACAGCTCGGCCAGGCTGACATCAAGGCTCTGCGAAATACCAG GGCTCTtaagctgaaagagaaaatcacCAAGGCGCTGGACATCTGGATCCGTGAAAACCAAGACCTAACTTATGATGAAATGATAGAGAAACTGATCAGAATGCTGGTAATGACAGGCATGCATCATCTAATCAGCAAAGTGAAAGCTTTAAGGCTGTGTTCGCGATCGGTGACGTTCTAA